TAGACTACTATAACATATTCATGCTATAGAAAGCTGCTCCATATATTAGTATGTCCCCAGAGGGGAAACTTGGCAGGTGTGCACCTACAGACAGTAGACATACATCATGTGCTAGCTAGCAACGCAACATTAGCTGCAGATAATAAAAACAACTTCTGCTCAAGTAGTAGCAAAAATAAAGATTCTTTTATATACTTGGTTTGGGGAACAAAATTCACCTGGTGCTACAGAAAGAAGGTACATTGCTGGGCATTGCACAGTCAGGGTCCCACTGCCAAAAAGCCCCTCTTCCCAATAGCTGTCTGCTGCACTTGTTGGGGTCACCTGGAAAGGGATCTCTGAACTTGATCTCAACGTCTGGGAGGAAGCCATTGAGTGGGATTTAAAGATCAAAAACAATTGGGAGTGGAAATGGACTGGAAGCCAGTGCTGATGAGAGAGCTCTGGTGTAACATGATCAAAACATCTACTCTTGCAGGCCTATTTgggaccaactgaagtttctgggACATTTTCAAAGGCATCCTGCGTACAATGCATGGCGGTTATCCAAATGGGTGGTTACCAAAGCACATGAGTAATGGAAGCAAAGGCTATTTTGGTCTAGGCAGAGCATGAACACTGGGGACTTCCCTGTACACAGGCAACATGGTTGGAGGCTAGTTCAAGCATTACATCCAGTACAGAAATCTCTTGCAGCTGTTTGAATGTGGCTGAGATGTTCCTGCTTGTGAGAACTGATTTACACATTGCATAGACTAAGCTAATGAAATGCTGAGCTGAGATGTAGTGTTGGtgggttgttctttttaaaaaatccctctaCAAACAAAAAGTGTCCTTATTGTTGCTTGTGATTTTTGCTGTTCTTTCATAGTCAATGGGTACAATTTGCAGCACCTTGTCACAGTATAGTAGGTGAACGATTTCTCTAATGACCTGTCCAAAATGAACCCCCCTTAGGAattattggcatagctgccaagttatccctttttaaagggatttccccttatgctgaataggcttcctcgcgcgaaaagggaaaacttggcagctatgattattggAGGTACTTGGCATATGTTTCCCACCTTTTGCTGACTGCTTTTGTCATCACCTTGTTACCTCTAGCCTCTTATTTTACGATTTTTGATGAGTGCGCAAAGGAATTTCCTCTGGGTTGAGGTCATATGCAACAGTGTTTGTTAGACAAAGCCACCTGCTTTGTTTGGTGCCCTGACATCCCTTCTCTTGGTACTGTTGCCAACAGAGGCTTACTGAAGCATATCCGGTGTCTGCAAAAATGGGGCAGCTGTTGTAAAAAATGGAAAGGAGTTATTTTAGGGCAGAGGTACTCTGTGTAAGGTTGCCAGCTGTCTGTTTTTGAACTGGACTGAGGGGGTTCTACGTCATTCTCAGATTGGCAGCAGCCAAAATATGCCTTTATTGAATTGAATTACCATGCACAACTGAACAATGGCAGACTCCATAAGATGAGCCCTGTtggatttattgattgatttctaccccacctttcctccaagaagctcaaggcagtATTTAcggtcctcccctccccattttaccctcacaaaaCCCCTGTGAGGTAAATTAAGCTGAGAGGTTATTTCAGCCAAtgagcttcataactgagtgcgaatttgaaccctggtctcccaggtcctagtccaacacttccTCCTACATGTGGCGATTGGCTTGTTAAACTTAATGCTTGGACATATGTACATGTATTCACCATtaagtgtgcatgggattgtAGCCTTTGTTTGCTATGTGTTGATTTGTCAAATGTTTATCAGGGTGAAGAAAGTTGTCATTCTTAATCAGCACTGAGACTTTTTTCTGAATGTTGGCTGCAGCATAGTTTAAGTGAAAAGCTTATTAAGATGGCTTAAGATGTTAGAGCCTCCTGAGGTCATGGAGTTAGTCTATTCCTTCTCACCACACCCTCATACctaccaaaaggaaaaaaagtctcTTGGAGATTCTTCTTAATCATCTAAGATACAATGTACTGGCAAGTGGGTTGATAAAGGAAATTATTTTTCTGGTACAATCAGATAATTGCATAGATACAAACTGTTCAAAGCACACCCACATGAAATACGGTATCTTCTAGCAACAGGTTTAAATTAAGCCTGTAACTTCTTATAGCACCTTGCAGAGAATTCatggcaaatacagtggtacatctgtttaagaacttaattcgttccagaggtttgttcttaacccgaagcaccactttagctaatggggcctcctgcacgatttctgttctcatcctgaagcaaagttcttaacccgaggtactatttctgcgttagccaagtctgtaacctgaagcgtatgtaacccgaggtaccactgtataggcacgCAGATCCAGGATTGTTACAGTTGAAGCCAGTGTCCTAACTTTGAGTCATCTCCACACTATACAGTAGATGGAAATACATTGTATTTATGAatatttcatgcctcttctgcaCTTGCTTTTCTCATGAAGTTGATGCTGATATGTGCTGAATCAGCAGTAGATGCATGTTTTCCATAAGCAACTGTATTTGGTCATAGGAAGATACAGATACAGGCTCTTACAACTTGGGCATGAAGAAAGATACCTTTCTACTTGTGGAGAAGATTCCCAATGTTATTCTGCCTGAGAACTGCTATAGAATCTACGTAGTTTAATGCTCTGTAAACGCTTTCGAGTGTTTGCCAAACTGCGCTGGTAGCACTCATGGTTCTTTCATGTCTTTGGGAATTAATTTGTATGATGCTAGAAAATATTACTCTCTATATATTGTACTGTCTATGTGTAGGTAAATAAGCAGCCTAAAGTTAAGCTAAAAAGAAACTAATAGCTCCTGAGCCATCAGAACCCTTCTATTTcatattacagtcgtaccttggttgttgaatgtcctggaactcggacattttggctcccaaaggccacaaactcggaagtgattattccggtttgcgaaagttcttttggaacccgaacatccagtggggcttccgcagcttctgaatggctgcaggagcttcctgcagccaatcagaagccacaatttggttttcaaacgttttggaagtcgaacggacttctggaacagattccgttcgacttccaagatatgACACTACTGTAATATATTTTTATCTGACAATGATACTAAGGATATTAAATTATTCCACTACTGTATTTCATATTAGCTTAAATATGGGTAATAACTACCCAAGTCACATTATGTATTTCTTTTATTGCTACCTAGGCAACAGGTAAGGGAGAGGGAACTTTAGGATCAGCAAAGCAAGCTCATTCAAAATAGAGTCCATGAACTGTGGCCACAGCAAAGAGTGATGAGTTAGTGAAAGTGGCAGATGCAAAACTGTCATTCTCCACATCCCAGAGGGATTGACTAGCAATGCGCAGACCTTGGTTGGCCTGTTGGCCCAGAAAGACGTTACACACCAGCTTGTAGCGAGGTGGGCTCAGCTCTTTGACTCTGTTCCGGATGAGGTCTGACAGGTTCTTGGCCACCTGCCCGCCGTTTGCAGGGTTATACTTGGCATCCCCTAGGGAGGTGGCTAGGACAGACTCAAGAACTTGCTGCACTTGGGAGGCATTAAATTTGCAGCCTTCATCTGGCTTCGTCTTGTAGCTATTTTCATATTGCGTCTCCCGCATGGGTTCAAGGAGTGGTAACCCAGAGAAACTCACTCGACCGCAATGCATCCAGGGTCCAATGGAGAGGCGCCTTCCCCCAGCAGCCAGCGAGTTCCTCCTGCTGGGAAAAGGGGCATTGAGGATGCTCATGATGGAGCTTCTCCGGGATGGTGGAAAGGGGGCTTTCCCTTCTTCGATACTCTGCAAACGAAGTAGTGGCTTGGGTGCCATATCTGTTGACTGGGagtgcagggggagagagagtggcCCTGCCTTCGGATGGCCAGAGTCTGTGCACTCTGA
The genomic region above belongs to Zootoca vivipara chromosome 7, rZooViv1.1, whole genome shotgun sequence and contains:
- the DYNLT4 gene encoding dynein light chain Tctex-type 4, which produces MAERPQVLSQETLNQMMSSECTDSGHPKAGPLSLPLHSQSTDMAPKPLLRLQSIEEGKAPFPPSRRSSIMSILNAPFPSRRNSLAAGGRRLSIGPWMHCGRVSFSGLPLLEPMRETQYENSYKTKPDEGCKFNASQVQQVLESVLATSLGDAKYNPANGGQVAKNLSDLIRNRVKELSPPRYKLVCNVFLGQQANQGLRIASQSLWDVENDSFASATFTNSSLFAVATVHGLYFE